A genomic stretch from Limnobacter thiooxidans includes:
- the prfA gene encoding peptide chain release factor 1, translating to MNDSMRNRLTRLSERLADLEEFLSSQNAANDMAQFKAITRERSELLPATERFAEYQSIEADLNTAREWLADPDMRDMAREEIAQNEAKLAQLEADLQRLLLPKDPNDHRNAMLEIRAGTGGDESALFAGDLFRMYTRFAERQGWQIEIMSASDSELGGYKEVIVRLAGDNVYKHLKFESGGHRVQRVPATESQGRIHTSACTVAVMAEPDEAEVIEINPADLRIDTYRASGAGGQHINKTDSAVRITHLPTGLVVECQDERSQHKNKAKAMKVLNVRLQDKIDRERQAAEASERRSLVGSGDRSERIRTYNFPQGRMTDHRINLTLYKLDYIMDGDLTDLMNGLTAFHEAELLAEITAKE from the coding sequence ATGAATGACAGCATGCGGAACCGGTTGACTCGACTCTCCGAGCGCCTCGCCGACCTTGAAGAGTTTCTATCATCGCAGAACGCCGCCAATGACATGGCACAGTTCAAGGCCATCACGCGTGAACGATCCGAGCTGTTGCCAGCCACCGAACGGTTTGCCGAATATCAAAGCATTGAAGCCGACCTGAACACCGCACGCGAATGGCTCGCCGACCCCGATATGCGCGACATGGCACGCGAAGAAATTGCCCAGAACGAAGCCAAACTCGCTCAACTGGAAGCGGACCTTCAACGCCTGCTGTTGCCTAAAGACCCCAACGACCACCGCAATGCCATGCTCGAAATTCGCGCGGGCACGGGTGGCGATGAATCAGCCCTGTTTGCGGGCGACCTGTTTCGCATGTACACCCGGTTTGCAGAACGACAGGGCTGGCAAATCGAGATCATGAGCGCAAGCGATTCCGAGCTGGGTGGTTACAAGGAAGTGATTGTTCGACTGGCCGGGGACAACGTGTACAAGCACCTTAAGTTCGAGTCCGGCGGACACCGCGTACAACGCGTGCCGGCCACCGAAAGCCAGGGGCGCATCCACACTTCGGCATGCACAGTCGCGGTCATGGCTGAACCCGACGAGGCTGAAGTCATTGAAATCAACCCGGCGGACCTGCGCATCGACACCTACCGCGCCAGCGGTGCGGGTGGCCAACACATCAACAAAACCGATTCTGCCGTGCGCATTACCCACCTGCCCACCGGCCTGGTGGTGGAATGTCAGGACGAACGCAGCCAGCACAAGAACAAAGCCAAGGCCATGAAAGTGCTGAATGTGCGCCTTCAGGACAAAATTGACCGGGAACGGCAGGCTGCTGAAGCCTCTGAACGGCGCAGCCTTGTGGGCTCTGGCGATCGATCCGAGCGCATTCGCACCTACAACTTTCCCCAGGGGCGCATGACCGACCACAGAATCAACTTGACCCTGTACAAGCTCGACTACATCATGGATGGCGATTTAACTGACCTGATGAACGGCCTCACCGCTTTCCACGAAGCAGAACTGCTGGCCGAAATCACCGCCAAAGAATGA
- a CDS encoding cytochrome b: protein MAADKKVETSGVLGWIDQRFPLTSTYKAHLSEYYAPKNFNFWYFFGSLALLVLVIQIVTGIFLVMHYKPDAAKAFQSVEYIMRDVPWGWLVRYMHSTGASMFFVVVYLHMMRGLLYGSYRKPRELIWIFGVAIFLCLMAEAFFGYLLPWGQMSYWGAQVIVNLFSAIPLIGPDLAIWIRGDYVVSDATLNRFFSFHVIAIPLVLLGLVAAHLVALHEVGSNNPDGVEIKEKKGADGKPLDGIPFHPYYTVHDILGVGVFLMVFSAIVFFAPEMGGYFLEYNNFIPADPLKTPAHIAPVWYFTPFYSILRAITFPFLGLDAKFWGVVAMGGAVVILFFLPWLDKSPVKSIRYRPSLHKWIYAVFVINFIVLGYLGVKPPSDIGQVVSQVGTLYYFLFFLAMPWWSKLGTFKPVPDRVVFHAH, encoded by the coding sequence ATGGCGGCAGACAAAAAAGTCGAAACTTCAGGTGTATTGGGCTGGATTGACCAGCGCTTCCCCCTGACATCGACCTACAAAGCGCATTTGTCCGAGTACTATGCGCCCAAGAACTTTAACTTCTGGTACTTCTTCGGTTCACTGGCCCTGTTGGTGCTGGTGATCCAGATCGTGACCGGCATTTTCCTGGTTATGCACTACAAGCCCGATGCTGCAAAAGCATTCCAGTCTGTGGAATACATCATGCGTGATGTGCCATGGGGCTGGCTGGTGCGTTACATGCACTCCACAGGGGCTTCCATGTTCTTCGTGGTAGTGTATTTGCACATGATGCGCGGCCTGTTGTACGGTTCGTATCGCAAACCCCGTGAACTGATCTGGATCTTCGGCGTGGCCATTTTCCTGTGCTTGATGGCAGAGGCGTTTTTTGGCTACCTGTTGCCTTGGGGACAGATGAGCTACTGGGGTGCGCAGGTCATTGTGAACCTGTTTTCCGCAATTCCTTTGATCGGCCCTGACTTGGCGATCTGGATCCGTGGCGACTATGTTGTATCCGATGCAACACTGAACCGCTTCTTCTCCTTCCACGTCATTGCAATTCCATTGGTATTGCTGGGCTTGGTGGCTGCGCACCTCGTGGCGTTGCACGAAGTGGGTTCCAACAATCCGGATGGCGTTGAGATCAAGGAAAAGAAAGGTGCCGATGGCAAGCCGCTTGACGGCATTCCCTTCCACCCCTACTACACCGTGCATGACATTTTGGGTGTGGGGGTGTTCTTGATGGTGTTCTCGGCAATCGTGTTCTTCGCGCCGGAAATGGGTGGTTACTTCCTGGAATACAACAACTTCATTCCTGCGGACCCCTTGAAAACACCTGCGCACATTGCGCCAGTGTGGTATTTCACACCCTTCTATTCCATTCTTCGTGCCATCACATTCCCGTTCCTGGGTCTGGATGCGAAGTTCTGGGGTGTGGTGGCCATGGGTGGCGCGGTCGTGATCCTGTTCTTCCTGCCATGGCTCGACAAGAGCCCGGTGAAGTCCATTCGCTATCGCCCATCCTTGCACAAGTGGATTTACGCCGTGTTCGTGATCAACTTCATCGTGTTGGGTTATCTGGGCGTGAAGCCACCATCAGATATTGGTCAAGTGGTGTCTCAGGTGGGTACTCTGTATTACTTCCTGTTCTTCCTGGCAATGCCATGGTGGTCGAAGCTGGGCACATTCAAGCCCGTGCCTGACCGTGTTGTGTTTCACGCACACTGA
- a CDS encoding Nif3-like dinuclear metal center hexameric protein yields the protein MDRNVLEHDLRELLDQARMQDYCPNGLQLEGRPQIRRVLTGVTASKGLIDLAIELDADAVLVHHGLMWKGDPQVVTGFRKARLQAALGHDLNVFAYHLPLDKHPELGNNAQLGKMLGWPSDRVLGDKGLIHFGVLHSPQKLHEIVEVVVSTLGHRVQVEGADDPQRLVRTVAWCTGGAPGYVEQAALAGADLYLTGELSEPAVHVARECGVSLLGAGHHATERCGVKALGEWVAQRYGIEVVFQDLFVAV from the coding sequence GTGGATCGGAATGTACTTGAACATGATTTGCGGGAGTTGCTGGATCAGGCTCGCATGCAAGATTATTGCCCAAATGGCTTGCAGTTGGAAGGCAGGCCCCAGATTCGGCGGGTGTTGACGGGGGTGACCGCATCCAAAGGCTTGATTGATCTTGCCATCGAGCTCGATGCAGATGCTGTGCTGGTTCACCATGGCTTGATGTGGAAAGGTGATCCACAGGTCGTAACCGGATTTCGCAAAGCACGATTGCAGGCGGCACTTGGCCATGATCTGAATGTGTTTGCCTATCATTTGCCCTTGGACAAGCACCCGGAGTTGGGCAATAACGCACAATTGGGCAAAATGCTGGGCTGGCCAAGCGACCGGGTGTTGGGTGACAAGGGTTTGATTCATTTTGGCGTTCTGCATTCACCTCAAAAGTTGCACGAAATTGTTGAAGTCGTTGTTTCAACGCTGGGCCATCGGGTGCAGGTGGAGGGGGCGGACGACCCACAGCGCCTGGTTCGTACTGTGGCCTGGTGTACGGGTGGGGCCCCCGGTTATGTGGAGCAGGCTGCTTTGGCGGGGGCTGACCTTTATTTGACGGGAGAACTGTCAGAGCCTGCAGTGCACGTGGCTCGCGAATGCGGTGTGAGTCTGCTGGGCGCGGGGCACCACGCCACCGAGCGCTGTGGGGTCAAAGCGCTTGGCGAATGGGTGGCGCAGCGTTATGGGATTGAAGTTGTATTTCAAGATTTGTTCGTGGCGGTTTAG
- a CDS encoding methyltransferase produces MPKTKKNPLDSLDLKPGQSIDLLKALHIVTREGGINQDSRRKLKQVYHLTHFIEPLIDEVRKTNDGNVYLVDHGAGKSYLGFILYDLYIKQNPEGAVVAGVETRQDLVDKSAQLAEKLGFSAGMKFINLPVAQATEHADLPDEVDIVTALHACNTATDDAISFGLKKNAKFMVVVPCCQAEVASHLRQNKSSQLGKTSLVEMWRHPLHTREFGSQLTNVLRCLQLEAQGYQVTVTELVGWEHSMKNELIVARKHQKSNPKAAQRLRSMLTELGLDGEEGLLQRFHVPA; encoded by the coding sequence ATGCCCAAAACCAAAAAGAACCCGCTTGATTCCCTGGACTTGAAGCCTGGGCAGTCGATTGATCTGCTCAAGGCTTTGCACATTGTGACGCGCGAAGGTGGTATCAACCAAGACAGTCGAAGAAAGCTGAAGCAGGTTTACCACCTGACCCATTTCATTGAGCCTTTGATCGATGAGGTGCGCAAGACCAATGACGGAAATGTGTACCTGGTGGATCACGGTGCAGGGAAGTCGTACTTGGGCTTCATTCTGTACGACCTTTACATCAAGCAGAATCCTGAAGGGGCCGTAGTAGCAGGTGTGGAAACCCGTCAGGACTTGGTCGACAAGTCGGCACAGTTGGCGGAAAAACTGGGCTTCTCGGCAGGCATGAAATTCATCAATTTGCCTGTGGCGCAAGCCACTGAACACGCTGACTTGCCCGATGAGGTGGACATTGTGACCGCGCTGCATGCCTGTAATACAGCCACTGACGACGCCATCTCATTCGGGCTCAAGAAAAATGCAAAGTTCATGGTCGTTGTGCCTTGTTGCCAAGCGGAAGTGGCTTCACATTTGCGGCAAAACAAATCAAGTCAGCTGGGTAAAACCAGTTTGGTGGAGATGTGGCGGCACCCGTTGCACACCCGTGAGTTTGGTAGCCAGTTGACCAATGTGCTGCGCTGTTTGCAGCTTGAAGCGCAAGGTTATCAGGTCACTGTGACGGAGTTGGTGGGGTGGGAACACTCAATGAAAAACGAGTTGATTGTTGCCAGGAAGCACCAGAAATCAAACCCCAAAGCTGCGCAACGCTTGCGCAGCATGCTCACTGAATTGGGATTGGATGGCGAGGAAGGGCTGTTGCAGCGCTTCCATGTGCCGGCTTGA
- a CDS encoding ClpXP protease specificity-enhancing factor, giving the protein MTEVSTKPYLIRAIHEWCVDNGYTPYLAVAVNEQTQVPKEFVKAGEIVLNTSPLATNKLSLGNEYVEFEARFGGVARQIFVPIEQVSAIYARENGHGMAFEVLKPLAEIEGDGNEAVQFVLDEHDEPVSNESDQKPAGLRSVSGVSEDSQLLAVTKSEKSEEKTPKKPSPKKKSHLTRVK; this is encoded by the coding sequence GTGACTGAAGTATCAACAAAGCCTTATCTGATTCGCGCCATTCATGAATGGTGCGTAGACAATGGGTACACGCCTTATTTGGCTGTGGCTGTGAATGAGCAAACCCAGGTACCCAAAGAATTTGTGAAGGCCGGCGAAATTGTGCTGAACACATCGCCGTTGGCCACCAACAAATTGTCTTTGGGTAATGAGTATGTCGAGTTTGAGGCCCGGTTCGGGGGCGTGGCTCGACAGATTTTTGTTCCGATTGAGCAGGTCAGTGCGATTTATGCGCGCGAGAATGGTCACGGCATGGCCTTTGAAGTATTAAAGCCTTTGGCTGAGATCGAAGGCGACGGCAATGAGGCGGTTCAGTTTGTTCTGGACGAGCACGATGAGCCAGTATCCAACGAATCGGATCAAAAACCTGCAGGTTTGCGTTCAGTTTCGGGTGTTTCTGAAGATTCACAATTGCTGGCTGTAACTAAATCAGAAAAATCTGAAGAAAAAACACCGAAAAAGCCGAGTCCCAAGAAAAAGAGTCATTTGACTCGAGTAAAATAG
- the prmC gene encoding peptide chain release factor N(5)-glutamine methyltransferase — protein sequence MSTPPQSTLESALRQTRAETGLPLNELRILMGCVTGLDRVGLLTKGEQPLPPDQITAFKTLASKRQQGHPIAYLVEHKEFYSRSFFVDPRVLIPRPETEELVEHALGFLQSKSTENLLTRVLDIGCGSGAIAISLALENPILEVTATDISVDALWVAQFNANELGAKNVRFIQSDLFSGLLNQTPALAFDLICSNPPYIEQGDKHLAQGDLRFEPAIALTDGGDGLHFYREIARQSPTLLRAGGGVLVEHGYNQQEAVLAIFSQPPYTQVQGLPDLAGTPRFVFARA from the coding sequence ATGAGTACGCCACCTCAATCCACCCTCGAATCGGCGCTTCGACAAACACGCGCAGAAACTGGCTTGCCATTGAATGAGCTGCGCATTCTGATGGGCTGCGTAACCGGGCTGGACCGGGTTGGATTGCTCACCAAGGGCGAACAGCCCTTGCCCCCTGACCAGATTACCGCGTTCAAAACGCTAGCCAGCAAACGCCAGCAAGGCCATCCCATTGCCTACCTGGTTGAACACAAGGAATTTTATTCCCGGTCTTTTTTTGTCGACCCACGCGTGTTGATTCCACGCCCTGAAACCGAGGAACTGGTCGAACACGCACTTGGATTTCTCCAAAGCAAATCGACCGAAAACCTGCTGACGCGCGTTCTCGACATTGGCTGTGGAAGTGGTGCCATCGCCATTTCTCTCGCCCTCGAAAATCCGATTCTTGAAGTCACCGCCACTGACATTTCAGTGGACGCACTGTGGGTTGCCCAATTCAATGCCAACGAACTGGGTGCCAAGAACGTGCGGTTTATTCAATCCGACTTGTTCTCGGGCCTGCTGAATCAAACCCCTGCCCTGGCTTTTGACCTGATTTGCAGCAACCCGCCCTACATTGAACAGGGCGACAAGCACCTTGCCCAAGGCGACCTGCGCTTTGAGCCCGCAATAGCGCTGACGGACGGCGGAGACGGTCTGCATTTCTACCGGGAAATTGCCCGCCAAAGCCCCACCCTGCTTCGGGCCGGTGGGGGCGTGTTGGTGGAGCACGGCTACAACCAGCAAGAAGCAGTCCTTGCCATTTTTTCCCAACCGCCCTACACCCAGGTACAAGGTCTGCCCGACCTGGCCGGCACCCCGCGCTTCGTGTTCGCAAGGGCTTAA
- a CDS encoding glutathione S-transferase N-terminal domain-containing protein yields MMVLYSGTTCPYSQRCRFVLHEKGMDFEIKDIDLFNRPDDISVMNPYSQVPILVERDLILYESNIINEYIDERFPHPQLMPADPVMRARTRLFLFNFERELFQHVSVLEKAGNPKAMDKAKSSIRDQLTQLAPVFLKSKYMLGEDFSMLDVALAPLLWRLEHYGIELPKSAAPLMKYAERIFAKPAFIDALTPSEKVMRR; encoded by the coding sequence ATGATGGTTCTATACTCTGGAACAACCTGTCCATATTCGCAGCGTTGCCGCTTCGTGTTGCACGAAAAAGGCATGGACTTTGAGATCAAGGACATTGATCTGTTCAATCGCCCCGATGACATCAGTGTCATGAACCCGTACAGTCAGGTGCCCATCCTGGTGGAACGCGATTTGATTCTGTATGAATCAAATATCATCAATGAATACATTGATGAGCGTTTTCCTCATCCTCAGTTGATGCCCGCCGATCCAGTAATGCGTGCGCGTACCCGCCTGTTCTTGTTCAACTTTGAACGTGAACTGTTCCAGCACGTGAGTGTTCTGGAAAAAGCAGGGAACCCCAAGGCAATGGACAAGGCCAAGTCATCAATTCGTGACCAGTTGACCCAACTGGCACCAGTGTTTTTGAAAAGCAAGTACATGCTCGGCGAAGATTTTTCGATGCTGGACGTGGCATTGGCTCCATTGTTGTGGCGTTTGGAACACTATGGCATTGAACTGCCGAAGTCTGCTGCGCCACTGATGAAGTATGCCGAGCGGATTTTTGCGAAGCCTGCCTTTATTGATGCACTGACGCCCTCTGAAAAAGTGATGCGTCGCTAA
- the petA gene encoding ubiquinol-cytochrome c reductase iron-sulfur subunit, whose protein sequence is MSNNQPVDKERRVWMIACGAAGGVAAAATGGAFLTSMAPSERAKAAGAPVELDISGMQPGDMKTVEWRGKPVWVVRRDDAMVQALPKLDSQLADPNSERSPDALTPEYARNPHRSIKPEYLVAVGICSHLGCSPSARFEPGPQPSLPNDWQGGFFCPCHGSTFDLAGRVYAGKPAPDNLEVPPHKYLSDTKLLIGVDENNA, encoded by the coding sequence ATGAGCAATAATCAACCTGTAGACAAAGAACGTCGCGTCTGGATGATCGCCTGCGGAGCAGCAGGCGGTGTGGCTGCAGCGGCAACAGGCGGTGCATTTCTGACTTCCATGGCACCCTCCGAGCGCGCAAAAGCCGCCGGTGCGCCTGTAGAGCTGGACATTTCCGGCATGCAGCCTGGTGACATGAAAACCGTTGAGTGGCGCGGCAAGCCTGTTTGGGTTGTTCGCCGTGATGACGCCATGGTCCAAGCCCTGCCGAAACTGGACAGCCAGCTGGCTGACCCGAATTCAGAACGCAGTCCCGATGCATTGACTCCAGAATATGCCCGCAACCCGCACCGTTCGATCAAGCCAGAATACCTGGTTGCAGTCGGAATCTGCTCTCACCTCGGTTGCTCACCTTCAGCCCGATTTGAACCAGGCCCACAGCCCAGTTTGCCCAACGACTGGCAAGGCGGTTTTTTCTGCCCGTGCCACGGTTCCACATTTGACCTTGCTGGTCGTGTGTATGCAGGCAAGCCGGCACCGGACAACCTGGAAGTGCCACCCCACAAATATTTGTCAGACACCAAGTTGTTGATTGGTGTAGACGAGAACAACGCCTGA
- a CDS encoding Do family serine endopeptidase, with translation MLKKLWLTFSQALAVLLALYFITEVLRPNWVPDWLQKPAHEVAQPEGVAGYRLAVDKAMPAVVNIFTSKRISETPKHPFFEDPEIRKFFGDELDESQDSEEQASSLGSGVIVSSDGLIVTNQHVVEAADDIEVGLNDGRTTKAELVGTDPETDLAVLRIKLSDLPNLKFAAEDTVKVGDVVLAMGNPFGVGQTVTMGIVSALGRNHVGINTFENFIQTDAAINPGNSGGALVDTAGNLLGINTAIYSRSGGSLGIGFAIPAPTVQNVLNQIVRNGTVTRGYIGVEQQNITAELATAFDLPQKDGVIVAGIVKDGPADKAGLKVGDILLKLDNKKISDTTQMLNQIAAYSPGEKKAIELLREGKPQTLTIEIGVRPKPGAFINR, from the coding sequence ATGTTGAAAAAACTCTGGCTGACCTTTTCTCAGGCCCTTGCAGTGCTGCTTGCATTGTATTTCATCACCGAAGTGCTTCGCCCGAACTGGGTTCCGGACTGGCTGCAAAAACCGGCACATGAAGTAGCGCAACCTGAAGGCGTGGCCGGTTACCGGTTGGCTGTGGACAAGGCCATGCCTGCTGTTGTGAACATTTTCACCAGCAAACGCATTTCGGAAACCCCCAAACATCCCTTCTTTGAAGACCCGGAAATCCGCAAGTTTTTTGGCGATGAACTCGATGAATCACAGGACAGCGAGGAACAGGCATCAAGTCTTGGCTCAGGGGTGATCGTGAGCAGCGATGGCTTGATTGTCACCAACCAGCACGTGGTTGAAGCAGCCGATGACATTGAAGTGGGCTTGAATGACGGGCGCACCACCAAGGCTGAACTGGTGGGCACCGACCCGGAAACAGATCTTGCCGTGTTGCGCATCAAGCTGAGCGACCTACCCAACCTGAAGTTCGCAGCCGAAGACACCGTCAAGGTGGGCGATGTGGTGTTGGCCATGGGCAACCCTTTTGGTGTTGGGCAAACCGTCACCATGGGCATTGTGAGCGCCTTGGGCCGCAATCACGTGGGAATTAACACCTTCGAGAATTTCATCCAGACCGACGCAGCCATCAACCCCGGCAACTCAGGCGGCGCGCTGGTAGACACTGCTGGCAACCTGCTGGGCATCAACACGGCCATTTACAGCCGCTCCGGTGGATCATTGGGCATCGGCTTTGCCATTCCCGCCCCAACCGTTCAGAACGTGTTGAACCAGATTGTGCGAAACGGTACAGTCACCCGCGGATACATCGGCGTTGAACAGCAAAACATTACGGCTGAGTTGGCGACTGCCTTTGATTTGCCACAGAAAGATGGCGTAATCGTTGCAGGGATTGTAAAGGATGGGCCTGCAGACAAAGCCGGTCTGAAGGTGGGCGACATTTTGTTGAAACTGGACAACAAGAAGATCAGCGACACGACCCAGATGCTGAACCAGATCGCGGCTTATTCACCCGGCGAGAAAAAGGCCATTGAGTTACTTCGAGAGGGCAAACCACAAACATTGACCATCGAAATCGGTGTGCGACCCAAACCGGGTGCCTTTATCAACCGCTAG
- a CDS encoding UbiX family flavin prenyltransferase, translating into MSSTLPHSFKQSITVAITGASGALYGLKILDLLRARGDTEIHLVISSSGWLTLASESDLSKTEIEAKAHVVHSPKSVGNCIASGSYPSMGMVIAPCSMHTLAAVAHGLSNNLISRAADVVLKERRRLVIMPRETPLNLAHLRNMVSVTEMGGIVMPPVPALYQRPESIDAMVTDTAQHALQLLGLPNVKRNEWQGLGS; encoded by the coding sequence TTGAGCAGCACCCTTCCCCACTCTTTCAAACAATCCATCACTGTGGCCATTACCGGCGCCAGTGGCGCCTTGTATGGCCTGAAAATTCTTGACCTGTTGCGCGCACGCGGCGACACGGAAATTCATTTGGTTATTTCTTCGTCAGGTTGGCTCACCCTCGCCAGTGAAAGCGATTTAAGCAAAACTGAGATTGAGGCCAAGGCACATGTCGTGCATTCGCCCAAGTCGGTTGGCAACTGCATTGCCAGTGGGTCTTATCCGTCCATGGGCATGGTCATTGCGCCTTGCTCAATGCACACCCTGGCCGCAGTGGCGCATGGCCTGTCGAACAACCTGATCAGCCGGGCTGCAGACGTTGTACTGAAAGAACGACGCAGGCTCGTCATCATGCCGCGCGAAACCCCGCTGAACTTGGCCCATCTGCGAAACATGGTCAGCGTGACTGAAATGGGAGGCATTGTTATGCCCCCAGTTCCCGCCCTTTACCAGCGGCCTGAAAGTATTGACGCCATGGTCACCGACACTGCCCAACACGCCCTTCAGCTTTTGGGATTGCCGAATGTAAAACGCAACGAGTGGCAGGGCTTGGGCAGTTGA
- a CDS encoding cytochrome c1, with protein sequence MMKKLLALLALVPSLVFSAGSNYPLDKAPDLTNDLAALQRGAKLFSNYCLNCHAAESMRYNRLRDIGLSEEQIKENLMFATDSVGDTMNIAMDPKDAKKWFGAAPPDLSLIARSRASSNGPGADYIYTYLRTYYRDPSKPTGWNNMAFPNVGMPHVLWELQGERIAKFEDKPDAHDPAKTVHTFVGFEQTKPGTMTTVEYDQAMADLTSFLVFMAEPVREDRFKLGVIVLMFFGVFTVFAWRLNAAYWKDIK encoded by the coding sequence ATGATGAAAAAATTATTGGCTTTGCTGGCTCTTGTGCCATCTCTGGTGTTCAGCGCGGGAAGCAATTACCCGCTGGACAAAGCCCCAGACCTGACCAACGACTTGGCTGCATTGCAGCGTGGTGCCAAGCTGTTTTCCAACTACTGCCTGAATTGTCATGCAGCGGAAAGTATGCGTTACAACCGTTTGCGCGACATTGGCTTGTCTGAGGAGCAGATCAAGGAAAACCTGATGTTCGCCACCGACAGTGTTGGTGACACCATGAATATTGCGATGGATCCGAAGGATGCCAAAAAATGGTTTGGTGCGGCTCCACCCGATTTGTCATTGATCGCACGTTCACGTGCTTCTTCAAATGGCCCGGGTGCTGACTACATCTACACTTACTTGCGCACCTACTACCGTGATCCTTCCAAGCCAACGGGCTGGAACAACATGGCGTTTCCAAACGTGGGCATGCCTCACGTGCTGTGGGAGTTGCAAGGTGAGCGCATTGCCAAGTTTGAAGACAAGCCTGATGCACATGACCCAGCCAAGACCGTTCATACCTTTGTAGGCTTTGAGCAGACCAAGCCCGGTACAATGACAACCGTGGAGTACGATCAAGCCATGGCCGACCTGACCAGTTTCCTGGTTTTCATGGCCGAGCCGGTGCGTGAAGACCGTTTCAAGCTGGGTGTGATTGTCTTGATGTTCTTCGGTGTGTTTACCGTATTCGCATGGCGTTTGAATGCCGCTTACTGGAAAGACATCAAGTAA
- the grxD gene encoding Grx4 family monothiol glutaredoxin, translating into MSARDSIHETVTSHPVVLFMKGTAQFPMCGFSGRAIQILKACEAEKVVTVNVLDDPEIRQGIKEYANWPTIPQLYVNGEFLGGCDIMTEMYQSGELQALIATANASSKSE; encoded by the coding sequence ATGAGCGCTCGCGATTCAATTCATGAAACCGTTACCAGCCACCCCGTGGTTCTGTTCATGAAAGGAACAGCCCAGTTCCCTATGTGCGGTTTTTCTGGCCGCGCCATTCAAATTCTAAAGGCCTGTGAAGCGGAAAAAGTCGTCACCGTTAACGTGCTGGATGATCCGGAAATTCGTCAGGGCATCAAGGAATATGCAAACTGGCCAACCATTCCGCAGTTGTATGTCAACGGCGAGTTTTTGGGCGGCTGCGACATCATGACAGAGATGTATCAAAGCGGCGAATTGCAGGCATTGATCGCCACGGCGAACGCCTCCTCGAAGTCCGAATAA